GCCGCATCGGCGTGGTGCAGATCAGCGACTTCCGCGTCGGCACCCTCGCCGCCAGCGAGCGGGTGGTGATCGGCGACGGCGACATCCCGCTGCGCCGCCTGTGCGGCGCGCTCGCCGCCGCCGGCTACGACGGCTGGTACGACATCGAGCTGCTCGGCCCGGCGATCGAGGCCGAGGGCTACGCGGCGGTGGTGCCGCGCGCCGTTGCGCGCTTTCGGGAGCTGTGGGACTAGATCGCGCCACGAAGGCCGCAGCGCCCCAAGGAGGAGAGAACGGAGATGCGACTCAAGGACAAGGTCTCGATCATCACCGGAGCGGGCCAGGGGATCGGCGAGGCGTACGCGCGCCGCTTCGCCGCGGAGGGCGCGAAGGTGGTCGTCGCCGACATCAACGAGCAGAAGGGCCGCGCGGTGGCGGCGTCGATCGGCGGCGCGGCGGTGTTCGAACGCGTCGACGTGTCGAGCGAGGAGGACACCAAGCGCTGCGCCAAGGCGGTGCACGACCGCTTCGGGCGCATCGACGTGCTGATCAACAACGCCGCGATCTTCTACGGCATCGACAACTTCAACTCGAGCTTCGAGTACCTGCGGAAGATCTTCGACGTGAACTACTTCGGCACCTGGCTGATGTGCCGCGCCGTGTTCCCGTACATGGAGCAGCAGGGCAGCGGCTCGGTGATCAACCAGTCGTCGAGCGCCGCCTGGATGCATCCGACGATGCCCATGCCCGACGGCCTGCCGTCGTTCCACTACAGCGTCACCAAGGCGGCCATCAACGCGATGACGCACTTCATGGCGGGCGCCGTCGGCGTCACCGGCGTGCGCGTCAACGCCATCGCCCCGGGGCCGACGCTCACCGACGCGACCAAGGAGAGCGTGCCCGCCGACATCCTCGAGATGATCGTCAACATGATGATGGCGATCAAGAAGCCGCTCGATCCCGAGGACATCACCGGCGCCGCGGTGTTCCTGGCCTCGGACGACTCGAAGATGATCACCGGTCAGTGCCTGCCGGTCGACGGCGGCATGATCATGCTGGGGTGAAGCCCGCCAGCAGCGCCGGCAGCTCGCGCAGCGCGTGCACCCGGTGCTCGGCCGGGGCCACCGGGCCGAAGCCGACGAAGCGGATGTTGGCGGCGCGCGCCGCCTGGGCGTCGGTGTCGGAATCGCCGACGTAGGCGGCCGCGCTCGCCGGCACCCGGAAGTGCTCCAGGCAGCGCAGCAGCATGTCCGGGTGCGGCTTGGCGCGCGGCACGTCGTTGGCGCCGACCGTGAACGCCAGCCAGCGGCCGAGGTCGAACTCGCGCACCACCCCGGCGGCGGTGCCGCCGCGGTTGGTCGCCATCGCCAGCCGGTAGTGCGGCGCCAGCGCCTGCAGCACGTGCTCGAGATCGGGCATCGGCCGCATCAGGCGGTAGAATGGGCCGTAGTCGATCTCGCGGCCGACGCGCAGCGCCGCGGCGCGCAGCGCCTCGTCGTCGCCGAACATCGCCTCGTAGAGCTGGTGCGAGGAGAGGAAGTGCGCCCGCCGGCTCCACGCCTGGTCGAGCGGCGGCCGGCCGAGCCGCTCGAGCACCGCGTTGTAGTAGGCGACGTTGGCGCCGGCGGAATCGAAGAGGACCCCGTCGCAGTCGAAGATGACGAGCGAGAGCATGATCGGATCGCGGGCTATCTCGACGGCGAGCGCCCGCCGCCGAACACGAGGACGTAGTGATACGGGAGGATGTCGGGTTGCGCGACGAGGGTGAAGCCGGCGTCCCGCATCTCGCCGATCACCGTCTCGGGAGCCAGCTTGTGCGACGGCTCGGGCCCCTCGGGAAGCTCGCCGGGCTTCCAGTCGACGATCGCGACGCGGCCGGCGGGGCGGAGGGCGCGCGCCAACTGCGGCAGGTAGCGGCGGCGGTGGTCGAGATGGTGGTAGGTGTCGGCGATGAAGATGAGGTCGGCAACGGCGCGCGGCAGGCGCGGGTTGCCCAGGGAGGCCAGCACCGGGGTCACGTTGGCGAGCTGGTCGCGCTCGGCGCGGTCGCGCAGCCATTCGACCAGGCGCGGCTCGACCTCGACCGCCAGCACCGAGCCGTCCGTTCCCACCGCCCGCGACAGGTAGGGCTCGAAGTAGCCGGTGCCGGCGCCGAGATCGACCACCGTGGCGCCCGCCGGCACCCGCAGCGCCGCCACCAGCTCCGCCGGCTTCTGCCAGGCATCGCGCCGCGGATCGTCGAAGACCTTCGTCCAGTACGGGACGTCGTCGAAGCGGTGCGTCGCCGTGGCGCGATCGTCGCCGTCGGCGCGCGCGGACGTCGCCCAGGCGAGCAGCGCCAGCGCGACCAGGAGCGCTGCCGGGCGCCGGCGCCGCGCCGTCAGTCCCGCCGGCGCCGTCATCCGTCGCACTCCGCCAGCAGCGCGCCGAGATCGCCGACGCGCGCGACGTCGACCGCCCGCAGCCCGGCGGCGCGGGCGCCGGCGATGTCGTCCTCGGCGTCGTCGCCGACGTAGAGCGCCTCGCCGGCGGCGACGCCGAGCCGCGCCAGCGCGAGCGCGAAGATCGGCGCCGCCGGCTTGGCCGCCCCGGCGTCGGCCGGCAGCACGACCACGTCGAGCAGCGGCGCCAGCTCCAGCGCCGCCAACACGGCCGGCAGGCGATGGTCGAAGTTCGACACCATGCCGGTGCGCAGGCCGCGCTGGCGGGCGCCGCGCAGGAGCGCGTGCGCGCCCGGCGCCGCCGCCCAGGCCCCGGCGCCGGCGTAGTGCGCCCACAGGCGATCGAACGCGCCGGCGGGCAGCGCGGCGCCGGCGGCGGCGAACACCGCGCTCACGAGCTCGCGCCACCACGCGCGCTCGGCGGCGCGCAGCGCGTCGCCCGCCAGCCCGGGAAACACCATCGCCGGCCGGCCGCGCAGGGCGGCGACGAACGCCGCCTGCAGCGCCGCCGGCTCGCCGCTGCCGGCGAGGCGCGCGTAGGTGACGCCGACCGGCTCGCGCAGGTGGATCACCGTGCCGACCGCATCCACCAGCAGGGCGCGCAGCGGCGGCGCGCTCATGCGCGGCGCGCGAGGCCGCGTTGCCGCATGCGCCACAGCAGGAGCTCGATGCGATCCTGGCCGAAGAAGGGCTCGCCCTCGAAGACCATCGTCGGCACGCCCCAGTGGCCGGCGGCCTCGAGGTCGCGCTGGTTGGCGTCGATGACGGCGTCGTAGCGCGCCGGATCGGCCGCCACGGCCTGGTCCATCACCGCCAGGTCGAGCCCGGCGCGGGCCGCGGCGTCGGCGAGATGCGACCCCTCGTGCCACCCCTGCACCCGGCCGCTCCAGATGACCTGCGACACCTCGTCGATGAACGCCAGGCCGCGGCCGCGCTCGACGGCGTCGACGCCGAGGCGGGTCAGCCGGTGGATGTACGGCTGTTCGGCCGCCACCTCGCGGGTGACGAAGTCCTGGACGATCGGATCCGGCTGCGGCCAGGCGTAGTCGAGGCCCTCGTGCTCGGCGATGCGCATGGTGTCGCGCATCAGGTAGGGCGGCCAGAGCGGATTGACGCGCTGGAAGAAGCCGGGGATGCGGACGGCGATCGGCAGCACCGGGCGCACCCGCAGGTCGACGTCGTAGTCGCGCGCGATGCCGACCAGCCGCCGGGTCGCGAGGTAGGAGTAGGGGCTGCGGAAGGACCAGAAGACGTCGAAGTGCATGGGCTCACGGCAAACCACAAATGCGCACCAATGACCACGAAGGACACGAAGGCGTCCGGGCTCCGTCGCCGTGCGTCGTGGTCATTGGCGCCGGCTCGTTCGCTCCTGCCGAACCTCGGGGGGCGCGAAAATCGCCAAAGGCACACCGATGACCGCGGAGGACACGAAGGCGCCGGGGGTCTCTGGGCGTTCTCGGTGGTTCCCGGTGGTCACCGGCGTTGGCGGCCTTTCATTCCGTCAGCTCCTGCAGCAGCTCGCGCACCAGGCCCTCCTCGCGGGCGTCCTCGCGCGGCGTCGGGAAGGGAATGCGGGCGACGTCGGCGAAGCGCTCGCGGATGCGGGGCACGATCTCGTCGTAGCGGCCGATGGCGGTGAAGGCGGCGACGACGTCGTCGGAGACGGCGCGCGCCATCTCGTCCCACTTGCCCTCGCGCGACAGCGCGTTGAGCCGCGGCCCGAGCTCCGGCCAGCCCTCCGCCTCGAGCACGCCGTGGTAGGACGGCGTCGAGCCGTAGAAGGAGATCTGGCGCCGCACCCACTCGACCATCTTCCGCACGCTGGCGTCGTCCGGCCCGGTGGCGATGAAGCCCCCGCCCGAGAGCTCGACCGCCTCGGCGCGCCGGCCGGCCTTGGCGGCGCCGGCGGCGATGTTCGGAATGATGGTGTCGCGCAGGTAGCGCCGGGTGCAGAAGCTGTGCAGGCGGACGCCGTCGCACTGCTCGCCGGCGAGACGGCACATCGCCGGGTTGACGGCGGCGATGGCGATCGGGATGCGCGGGTGCTCCAGCGGGCCGGCGTTGAAGAACGGCGTCATGTACGTGTAGCGGTAGTGCGCGCCGACGAACGACGGCTTGCTGCCGGTCTGCCAGGAGTCCCAGATGGCGCGCAGCGTCTGGATGTACTCGCGCATGCGCGCCACCGGCGCCGTCCACTTGACGCTGAAGCGCTCCTCGTTGTGCTTGCGCACCTGGCTGCCGAGCCCGAGGAAGAAGCGCCCCCTGCTGAAGCGCTGCAGATCCCAACTGAGCTGGGCGACGACCATCGGGGCGCGCGGAAAGGCGATCGCCACCGAGGTGCCGAGGCCGAGCCGCGTCGTGTGCTCGGCGGCGACCACCAACGGCAGGAAGGCGTCGCGGTTGGTCTCCGGCGAGATCGCCGCCGAATAGCCCAACGCCTCCAGCCGCCGCACGTGCGCCGGCACCCGCCAGAGATCGTCGGCGGGCACGCCGCCCTCGACGATGAAACGCTTCGCCATGAGGCCTCCCTGTTGGTTCGCTGGATTGGTCGCGGCGGACATCCCGGGCGCTCGGTGCGGACGGCGTCCGCCCCGGGGAGCCGCCGCGGCGATGACCTGATTAACGGGCAGGTGGCAGCGGGACAACCGGGAGGCAGGTCCGCCACCGACCGCTCGCCGGCCACGGCACGCGTCGCCGCGGCGATGATCGGCGCCTGAACGCGG
The genomic region above belongs to bacterium and contains:
- a CDS encoding SDR family oxidoreductase, with product MRLKDKVSIITGAGQGIGEAYARRFAAEGAKVVVADINEQKGRAVAASIGGAAVFERVDVSSEEDTKRCAKAVHDRFGRIDVLINNAAIFYGIDNFNSSFEYLRKIFDVNYFGTWLMCRAVFPYMEQQGSGSVINQSSSAAWMHPTMPMPDGLPSFHYSVTKAAINAMTHFMAGAVGVTGVRVNAIAPGPTLTDATKESVPADILEMIVNMMMAIKKPLDPEDITGAAVFLASDDSKMITGQCLPVDGGMIMLG
- a CDS encoding HAD family hydrolase is translated as MLSLVIFDCDGVLFDSAGANVAYYNAVLERLGRPPLDQAWSRRAHFLSSHQLYEAMFGDDEALRAAALRVGREIDYGPFYRLMRPMPDLEHVLQALAPHYRLAMATNRGGTAAGVVREFDLGRWLAFTVGANDVPRAKPHPDMLLRCLEHFRVPASAAAYVGDSDTDAQAARAANIRFVGFGPVAPAEHRVHALRELPALLAGFTPA
- a CDS encoding class I SAM-dependent methyltransferase → MTAPAGLTARRRRPAALLVALALLAWATSARADGDDRATATHRFDDVPYWTKVFDDPRRDAWQKPAELVAALRVPAGATVVDLGAGTGYFEPYLSRAVGTDGSVLAVEVEPRLVEWLRDRAERDQLANVTPVLASLGNPRLPRAVADLIFIADTYHHLDHRRRYLPQLARALRPAGRVAIVDWKPGELPEGPEPSHKLAPETVIGEMRDAGFTLVAQPDILPYHYVLVFGGGRSPSR
- a CDS encoding HAD-IA family hydrolase; translated protein: MSAPPLRALLVDAVGTVIHLREPVGVTYARLAGSGEPAALQAAFVAALRGRPAMVFPGLAGDALRAAERAWWRELVSAVFAAAGAALPAGAFDRLWAHYAGAGAWAAAPGAHALLRGARQRGLRTGMVSNFDHRLPAVLAALELAPLLDVVVLPADAGAAKPAAPIFALALARLGVAAGEALYVGDDAEDDIAGARAAGLRAVDVARVGDLGALLAECDG
- a CDS encoding DsbA family protein, with translation MHFDVFWSFRSPYSYLATRRLVGIARDYDVDLRVRPVLPIAVRIPGFFQRVNPLWPPYLMRDTMRIAEHEGLDYAWPQPDPIVQDFVTREVAAEQPYIHRLTRLGVDAVERGRGLAFIDEVSQVIWSGRVQGWHEGSHLADAAARAGLDLAVMDQAVAADPARYDAVIDANQRDLEAAGHWGVPTMVFEGEPFFGQDRIELLLWRMRQRGLARRA
- a CDS encoding TIGR03617 family F420-dependent LLM class oxidoreductase, with translation MAKRFIVEGGVPADDLWRVPAHVRRLEALGYSAAISPETNRDAFLPLVVAAEHTTRLGLGTSVAIAFPRAPMVVAQLSWDLQRFSRGRFFLGLGSQVRKHNEERFSVKWTAPVARMREYIQTLRAIWDSWQTGSKPSFVGAHYRYTYMTPFFNAGPLEHPRIPIAIAAVNPAMCRLAGEQCDGVRLHSFCTRRYLRDTIIPNIAAGAAKAGRRAEAVELSGGGFIATGPDDASVRKMVEWVRRQISFYGSTPSYHGVLEAEGWPELGPRLNALSREGKWDEMARAVSDDVVAAFTAIGRYDEIVPRIRERFADVARIPFPTPREDAREEGLVRELLQELTE